The following are encoded in a window of Rosa chinensis cultivar Old Blush chromosome 4, RchiOBHm-V2, whole genome shotgun sequence genomic DNA:
- the LOC112198871 gene encoding uncharacterized mitochondrial protein AtMg00310-like, with protein sequence MEVVESHEKYLGFPTYVGRAKMETFQYIKERLAAKLQGWQGRTLSGARKDVLIQVVAQSLPTYAMSCFELTKFLCDDLQQMCVKFWWGSTDEQCKIHWKSWNFLCLPKEEGGLGFRDLHAFNQAMLAKQGWRVLQNPTSLVARLYKARYFPTCSFLDAPDHSSPSFSWRSITATRLLLQQGWRWQVGNGQEVAVWSDPWLATRYPFCPSPGLSDIDPTQRVSDLIRTPEVWNVELVRSLFFVEEAEVILGLVLSVRGGVDRRVWHRDPKGQFTVKSACRLALQMRDNHA encoded by the coding sequence ATGGAGGTTGTCGAGTCACATGAAAAGTACTTGGGTTTCCCTACTTATGTTGGGAGAGCAAAGATGGAGACTTTTCAGTACATCAAGGAACGATTGGCTGCAAAGCTGCAAGGTTGGCAGGGGCGCACTCTTTCTGGGGCAAGAAAGGATGTTCTTATTCAGGTAGTAGCTCAATCTCTACCAACCTATGCCATGAGTTGTTTTGAGCTAACAAAATTTTTATGTGATGATTTACAACAAATGTGTGTCAAGTTTTGGTGGGGCAGCACTGATGAACAATGTAAGATTCATTGGAAAAGttggaattttctttgtttgcctAAGGAGGAGGGAGGCCTAGGCTTTCGAGACTTGCATGCTTTTAATCAAGCCATGTTAGCTAAACAAGGATGGCGTGTTTTGCAAAATCCTACTTCACTTGTTGCACGTTTGTATAAGGCCCGTTACTTTCCCACATGTTCGTTTCTGGATGCTCCAGATCATTCCTCACCTTCTTTTTCTTGGAGGAGTATTACTGCAACAAGACTATTACTTCAACAAGGGTGGAGATGGCAGGTTGGGAATGGGCAGGAGGTAGCGGTTTGGAGTGATCCCTGGTTGGCCACGAGGTACCCTTTTTGTCCTAGTCCAGGGTTGTCTGATATTGATCCTACACAGAGGGTTTCAGATTTGATTCGTACTCCAGAAGTATGGAATGTGGAGTTGGTTAGATCATTGTTCTTTGTGGAGGAGGCTGAGGTTATCCTAGGCCTGGTTCTTAGTGTTAGGGGTGGGGTGGATCGCAGGGTTTGGCATAGGGATCCTAAAGGGCAGTTCACGGTGAAGAGTGCTTGCAGATTAGCACTACAGATGAGGGATAACCATGCATAA